In one Podarcis muralis chromosome 7, rPodMur119.hap1.1, whole genome shotgun sequence genomic region, the following are encoded:
- the LOC114603484 gene encoding chemerin-like receptor 1 produces MADNATSQESLYGDYEDYPDFDDNSGLRDSMHLLSMVLYSVAFLLGVIGNGLVIFVTGFRMKRTVNTVWFLNLALADFVFTFFLPLSVAYMALGFHWPFGKALCKLNTTVAFLNMFASVFLLTVISMDRCVSVACPVWAQNYRTPRLASMVALGIWLAAMALSSPYFFFRDTGSSSGEENTTHCYNNFALSDDLDSEEVAKLGEDRHRAMVMTRFVVGFLVPFTIILFCYGIITARLKGSRLTRSGRPFKIMVAVVLAFFICWFPYHVFSFLEMSVTTVTPWLQTILVVGVPLASGLAYVNSCLNPFLYVFVGHDFREKLRTSVLAAFENAFSETSAQVLTKSKSSLEIECHLV; encoded by the coding sequence ATGGCCGACAATGCCACCTCACAAGAAAGCCTTTATGGAGACTATGAGGACTATCCTGACTTTGACGACAACAGCGGCCTCCGCGACTCCATGCATCTGCTCTCCATGGTGCTCTACAGCGTGGCCTTCCTGCTGGGGGTGATAGGGAACGGCCTGGTTATCTTCGTCACTGGCTTCCGCATGAAGAGGACTGTCAACACTGTCTGGTTCCTCAACTTGGCCTTGGCCGACTTTGTCTTCACTTTCTTCCTCCCGCTGAGTGTGGCCTACATGGCCCTCGGCTTCCATTGGCCCTTTGGGAAGGCTCTGTGCAAGCTCAACACCACCGTGGCCTTCCTCAACATGTTTGCCAGCGTCTTCCTACTCACTGTCATCAGCATGGACCGCTGCGTCTCTGTGGCTTGTCCCGTCTGGGCCCAGAACTACCGCACGCCCCGGCTGGCTTCTATGGTGGCGTTGGGCATCTGGTTAGCAGCCATGGCTCTCAGCTCCCCATACTTTTTCTTCCGGGACACCGGGAGCTCTTCCGGCGAGGAGAATACCACCCACTGCTACAACAACTTTGCCTTGTCGGATGACCTGGACTCGGAGGAGGTTGCCAAGCTGGGAGAGGATCGTCACCGAGCCATGGTGATGACCCGCTTCGTGGTTGGGTTCCTGGTGCCGTTCACCATCATCTTGTTCTGTTACGGCATCATCACAGCCAGGCTGAAGGGCAGCCGCCTCACACGCTCAGGCAGACCCTTCAAGATCATGGTGGCAGTTGTCTTGGCCTTCTTCATTTGCTGGTTCCCCTATCACGTCTTCTCCTTCCTGGAGATGTCAGTCACCACAGTAACGCCCTGGCTGCAGACCATTCTGGTGGTGGGGGTACCTTTGGCCTCAGGTCTGGCCTACGTCAACAGCTGCCTGAACCCTTTCCTGTATGTCTTCGTAGGGCATGACTTCAGGGAGAAGCTGAGGACGTCGGTCCTTGCAGCGTTTGAGAATGCTTTCAGCGAGACCTCAGCGCAGGTGTTAACCAAGAGCAAATCCAGTTTGGAGATAGAGTGTCACCTTGTCTAG